The stretch of DNA AACGCCACGGGCATTCCTTCGGCCGCACGGCGCACCGATATCTCCCCACCTCCCACGCTGGAGGTCACCGAGGAGCTGCTCCACGCGCTGCCCAAGACGGACCTGCACTGCCACCTCGATGGATCCATGCGGTTGAGGACCATCCTGGAACTGGCCGAGCAGCAGAAGGTAAAGCTGCTGGCGGACACCGAGGACGGCCTGGCCAAGGCCATCCACATGGGGGAGGTGTGCAAGAGCCTCGAAGAGTACCTCGTGGCCTTCGATGTCACCCTGTCCGTGCTGCAGACTGCGGAGGCGCTCTACCGCGCCGCCTACGAGCTGGCGGTGGACGCGGCGGCCGAGAACGTGCGCTACCTGGAGGTGCGCTACTCGCCCGCGCTGCACCTGCAGAAGGGGCTGAAGATGACCACGGTCATCGACTCGGTGCTCGAAGGGCTGCGCACGGCCAAGCGGGAGACGGGCATCAAGTACGGCGTCATCGTCTGCGGCATCCGTCACATCAACCCGCAGACGTCCATGCGGCTGGCGGAGCTGAGCGTCGCCTACAAGAACCGGGGCGTCATCGGCTTCGACCTGGCCGGCGCCGAGGCGAGCTTCCCCGCCAAGGACCACAAGGACGCCTTCCAGCTCATCCTCAAGAACAACGTCAACTGCACCGCGCACGCCGGTGAGGCGTTCGGTCCCGAGTCCATCTCCCAGGCCATCCACTACCTGGGCGCGCACCGCATTGGCCATGGCACGCGGCTGCGCGAGGACGGCGACCTGCTCAACTACGTGAATGACCACCGCATCCCGCTGGAGGTCTGCCCCACGTCCAACGTGCAGACCGGGGCGGTGTCGAGCCTCGCGGCGCACCCGCTGAAGTTCTACTTCGACTACGGCCTGCGGGTGACCATCAACACCGACAACCGGCTCATCACCGACACCACCGTGACGAAGGAGCTGTGGGTCGCGCACAAGGAGCTGGGGCTGTCGCTGGAGGACCTCGCCACCATCCTCGTCTCCGGCTTCAAGAGCGCCTTCCTGCCGTTCCGGGAGAAGCAGGACCTGCTGCGCAGCGTGAACCAGGAGATCGCCACCACGCTGGCCGCGTTCGAGACCCGGCCGAAGATGGTGCGTCAGCCCGCCTGAGCGGCTCCCATGGACCTGGAACTCGCCGGGAAGGTGGTGCTCGTCACGGGCGGCTCCGAGGGGTTGGGGGCCGCCGTGTGCGGCCGGCTCGTCCAGGAGGGGGCCCGGGTGGCGCTGTGTGCCCGGAACGCGCAGCGGCTGGAGGCCACCGCCGCGGCCTTGCGCGCCCAGGGCGGCGACGTGCTGGCCCTGCCCACGGACGTGACTCAACCCGAATCGCTGGAGCGCTTCATCGGGGCGGCCCACGCGCGCTGGGGGCGGGTGGATGCGCTGGTGAACAACGCGGGCTCCGCCGCGTCGGGTCCCTTCAGCGCCCTGAGCGATGCCCAGTGGGAGGAGGATCTCCAGCTCAAGCTGTTCGCCGCGGTGAGGGCCGCCCGGCTGACCGTGCCGCACCTTCGCGCGGCCGGGGGCGGGGCCATCCTCAACGTGCTGTCCATCCGGGCCAAGGCCCCAGGCGCCCAGTCCATGCCCTCGTCGGTGACGCGCGCGGCGGGCATGGCGCTCATGAAGGCCCTCTCCAAGGAGCTGGGGCCCGACCGGATCCGCGTGAACGCGGTGCTCGTGGGAATGATCGAGAGCGGCCAGTGGGCCCGCCGCGCCGAGGCCTCTGGGAAGCCTCCGGAGGCGCTGTACGCCCAGATGAGCCGGGACGCGGGGGTTCCCCTGGGCCGCATCGGACGGGCCGAGGAGTTCGCCGACGCGGTGGCGTTTCTCATCTCCCCCCGGGCGTCCTACATCAGTGGGACGGCCCTCAACGTGGACGGCGGCCTGTCCCCGGTGGTCTGAGCCCCGGCGCTAAGGCGTCCGCGGGGCCCTGGGAACGAGGAAGAGCAGCCGTCCCTTTTGCTTCATCAGGCCCGCGGCCAGCTCCGCATCGGCCCCCCGGCCCCAGAAGACGTCCACCCGCCCCGCGCCCCGGATGGCACCGCCCGTGTCCTGGTTGAGGACGAACCGGGACAAGGGCTGCCATGCCACCTGGCCGCCCGCCCTGGCCACGGGCCGCTCGGTCCGGATGTAGGCCAGCGCGCCGCGGGGGAACAGCCGTGCATCCGTGGCGATGGACCGGCCCGGCGTCACCGGCCGCCCGAGCGAGCCCACCGCGGCGCCCTCCAGGAAGCGGAAGAACACGTAGGACTCGTTGTGGTCGAGCACCCGGTGGCACTGGGCCGGGTTCAGGGCCAGCCAGCCGCGCAGGGCCTGCATCGACATGGTCTCGCGGGGAATGGCGCCCTCCTGGATGAGGAGGGCGCCGATGCTCCGGTAGGGCCGTCCATTGGAGGCGGCATAGCCGACGCGCCGCTCCGTCCCATCTGGCAGCCGCAGGATGCCGCTGCCCTGGACCTCCAGGAAGAAGAGCGCCACGGGATCCTTCGCCCAGGCCAGCTCCAGCTTCTGGTTCCCCAGCTTGCCGCCGCGAATCTCCGACCGGGTCCAGTAGGGGACCACCCGCCGCCCGTCGAGCCGTCCGAAGAGGCGCTCCGCCTTGAACCGCTCGGCGAACGGTTCGAGCGAAATCTCCAGCAAGTCAGCCGGGGGGCCGTGGATGGGCGTGGCGTACTCGCCCGTGGGGCTCAGGCTCGCGTCGATCAGGGGCTCGTAATAGCCCGTGAAGAGCACCGTGCCGTCCTCTCCGCCCGCGGCCTCCATCCACTCGAAGTCTTCGAGCACGCGCCGGGTGAGCTCCGCGGGCGTCAGGCCTGGGGTGACGCGGGCGCTCAACCGCTCCAGGGCATCCCGCATCTCACCGGCAGTGACGGTGCGCGGTCCGAAGACGAAGCCCTTGCCGGCGGGCTGGGCGCGGAGCCAGGTCAGGCTCTGGGAGATCGCCGTCCGGAGCGACTCGGCATCGCCATCGTCGCTCAGCTCCAGGGGACGCGAGAGGGGGACGAGCGCCTCTTCAGGGCGGGTGATGGGGGCCCGGGCCGCGCGGGAGCACGCGGTGGCGAGCAGCAGGCACGCGGCCCACCCGAGGGCATGAGACAATCGCATGCCAGGGTCTATCGCGTACCGGCCTGGGACGGCGCAAGCGCGGGAAACACGCGGCCCGCATTCAGCCCCGCGCCCACCCCCAGGGCGAAGGCGAGCGCAATCCACAGGAGGGTGCTCAGCCGGGAGCGGGACGGCGCCTGCCGGGGTTGCGCCTGGGCCGGGGGCGTCTCCTGTTCATCCGGGATGAGCACCAGGACCTTGATGCCGCCGTAGAAGAGGGTGTCCACCAGCTCGGTGAAGAACCGCTCGTACTCTTCCTCGGTGAGGTCCAGCCCCCGGCCGTAACGGCTCCGGTGGCGCTTCAACACCGCGGCGTGGTTGCGCAGCTGGGCTTCCTTCTTCGACACATCCACCCAGCCACAGGGAATCGCGGGGGCCCACTCCTGCGTCGACACGAGGGAGATGGGCTGCCGGGCCAGGAGGCCCCCCGCGGTGCTGGGCCCATCCGGCTCGTCGATGCGCAGCCGGTAGGCGGCCGTCCCATAGCTCTTCCGGGCGAACGCGGCCCGGACGAGATCGGCGATCACCGCGGCCTTGTTCGCGAACGCCGTGCGCAGCTTCTCCCCCGTCTGATGGGGGTCTCCCGCGCTGGCCGCCGTGATGACGGAGGCCGGTTCGAGCGGCGCCTCCAGCCGGTAGTCGGGCTGGGTGACGGTGGGAATCGGCGCGTGAAGGCTCCCGTCGGTGGGCCTGGCGGCGGGCCTGGCGGCGGGCTTGGGGGCGGGCGTGTCCGGAATCTCCAGCGGGGGGAGGGTGTAGGGCGCGGTGGCCGGGGCGGGGGGCTCGGCCTTCGCGGCCTCCAGGGCCCGGCGGGCCCCGGTGTTCCGGCGGATGGGCCGGGTGGCGTCGTCGTTGGGAGGGGGCGCGGCTGGGCCGCGCAGCCGTGGCTCGGGGGACGTCTCCTCCTCCGGCTCGGGCTCCTCCCAGGTGGGCTGGGGCGGCGAGGTATTCAGGACGAGGCGGGTGGAATCCTCCGGGGCTTCCCAGGACTCCTCCTCGTCAGCGGGCGGCGCCTCCTCCTCCAGCGGACGGAGGCGCGTCTCTTCGGTGGACACCACGGGGGGCCGGGGCTCCCGGTGTTTGCTCGCCATGTTCCTCCCCTTTCGTCATGGGTATCCGCGCGCGGGTTCTATCCTGTTCACGGCGTGTCCTGGGAGTCGAGAGGCAAGGACACGGAGAAGCGGGTCCCCTGTCCGGGCCCGGGGCTCGTGGCCTGGATGGTTCCCCCGTGGCGCTCGACGATTTCCCGGCAGATGGCCAGGCCCAGGCCCAGGCCCCCCGCGTAGTGCTGGGCCGCGTTCCGGGCCCGGAAGAAGGGGGTGAACAGGCTCGACAGGCTCTCGGTGGGGATGCCGATGCCCCGGTCCTCCACCGCGAGGTGGACCCGGGGCGGCTCGGCGTGGAGGCGCACCTGAATGGGGGCGTCCGGAGGCGAGTAACGCGCCGCGTTCTCCACCAGGTTGGTCAACAGTTGGTCGAGACGCTGCTCGTCCCACCGGCCCACCAGGGGGGCCTCGGGAAGCTCGAGCTGGATGGGCGTGAGCCGCTCGCGGCTGGCGTGCTGGATGCGGTCGACCACCTCCCGGGTCAGCGCGGACAGGTCCATGGGCGCGCGCTTCAGGGACAGGCGGCCTCCCTGGAGGCGGGCGATATCCAGCATGTCCGAGACGAGCCGGGTGAGGCGGTCCACCTGACGCCGCAACCGCTCCAGCGTGGAGCGCTGCCGCTCCAGGGGAATCACCGGGTTGTCCTGGGCCTGCCGGAGCAGCAGCTCGAG from Stigmatella aurantiaca encodes:
- the mltA gene encoding murein transglycosylase A, which produces MRLSHALGWAACLLLATACSRAARAPITRPEEALVPLSRPLELSDDGDAESLRTAISQSLTWLRAQPAGKGFVFGPRTVTAGEMRDALERLSARVTPGLTPAELTRRVLEDFEWMEAAGGEDGTVLFTGYYEPLIDASLSPTGEYATPIHGPPADLLEISLEPFAERFKAERLFGRLDGRRVVPYWTRSEIRGGKLGNQKLELAWAKDPVALFFLEVQGSGILRLPDGTERRVGYAASNGRPYRSIGALLIQEGAIPRETMSMQALRGWLALNPAQCHRVLDHNESYVFFRFLEGAAVGSLGRPVTPGRSIATDARLFPRGALAYIRTERPVARAGGQVAWQPLSRFVLNQDTGGAIRGAGRVDVFWGRGADAELAAGLMKQKGRLLFLVPRAPRTP
- a CDS encoding SDR family NAD(P)-dependent oxidoreductase; translated protein: MDLELAGKVVLVTGGSEGLGAAVCGRLVQEGARVALCARNAQRLEATAAALRAQGGDVLALPTDVTQPESLERFIGAAHARWGRVDALVNNAGSAASGPFSALSDAQWEEDLQLKLFAAVRAARLTVPHLRAAGGGAILNVLSIRAKAPGAQSMPSSVTRAAGMALMKALSKELGPDRIRVNAVLVGMIESGQWARRAEASGKPPEALYAQMSRDAGVPLGRIGRAEEFADAVAFLISPRASYISGTALNVDGGLSPVV
- the add gene encoding adenosine deaminase; translated protein: MASIRDDELPNATGIPSAARRTDISPPPTLEVTEELLHALPKTDLHCHLDGSMRLRTILELAEQQKVKLLADTEDGLAKAIHMGEVCKSLEEYLVAFDVTLSVLQTAEALYRAAYELAVDAAAENVRYLEVRYSPALHLQKGLKMTTVIDSVLEGLRTAKRETGIKYGVIVCGIRHINPQTSMRLAELSVAYKNRGVIGFDLAGAEASFPAKDHKDAFQLILKNNVNCTAHAGEAFGPESISQAIHYLGAHRIGHGTRLREDGDLLNYVNDHRIPLEVCPTSNVQTGAVSSLAAHPLKFYFDYGLRVTINTDNRLITDTTVTKELWVAHKELGLSLEDLATILVSGFKSAFLPFREKQDLLRSVNQEIATTLAAFETRPKMVRQPA